One part of the Xanthocytophaga agilis genome encodes these proteins:
- a CDS encoding hydrogen peroxide-inducible genes activator: MTTIQLEYIVAVDSYRHFSLAAEHCCVTQPTLSMQIQKLEEELNVKIFDRSKQPVVPTEVGMEIIEQARTVLKEAEKIKEIIQDKRNEISGELRLGVIPTLAPYLLPLFLQKFVERYPQVKLKIAEFTTEVLIEKLKSNQIDVGLLVTPLPDNNLFTQHLFYEEFVVYLSKSNELMKKNYVLARDIDVRQLWLLEEGHCIRSQIMNLCELKHRYQDSTTFEYEVGSIETLKKMVELNDGITILPELSLQDLNSDQIVRVRRFESPAPVREVSLATHRNYVKKRMIDALKTEILEAIPVAMQAQGEREVVKV, translated from the coding sequence ATGACAACCATACAATTAGAATACATCGTAGCGGTAGATTCCTATCGACATTTTTCGTTAGCGGCGGAACATTGCTGTGTTACGCAGCCTACACTCAGCATGCAGATCCAGAAGCTGGAAGAAGAACTGAATGTAAAAATCTTTGATCGCAGCAAGCAACCTGTAGTACCCACAGAAGTAGGGATGGAAATTATCGAACAGGCACGTACAGTATTAAAGGAAGCAGAGAAGATCAAAGAAATTATACAGGACAAGCGAAATGAGATTTCAGGAGAATTACGTCTGGGAGTTATTCCTACACTTGCACCTTACTTGCTTCCTTTGTTTCTACAAAAATTCGTAGAGCGGTACCCGCAGGTAAAACTCAAGATAGCTGAGTTTACAACAGAGGTGTTAATCGAGAAACTGAAAAGCAATCAGATTGATGTAGGACTACTGGTAACCCCTCTTCCAGACAATAATCTATTCACCCAACATCTGTTTTATGAGGAATTTGTAGTATATCTGTCAAAATCGAACGAGTTAATGAAAAAAAATTACGTTTTAGCTCGGGATATTGATGTACGCCAACTATGGCTACTGGAAGAAGGACACTGTATCCGTTCTCAGATTATGAATCTGTGTGAACTTAAACATCGCTACCAGGACAGCACTACTTTTGAATATGAGGTAGGTAGTATAGAAACACTCAAAAAGATGGTTGAACTCAACGATGGCATCACAATTTTGCCAGAACTTTCCCTGCAAGACCTAAATTCAGATCAGATTGTGCGTGTAAGGCGCTTTGAGAGCCCTGCACCTGTGCGAGAAGTAAGTCTTGCAACTCATCGGAATTATGTAAAAAAACGCATGATTGATGCCTTAAAAACCGAAATTCTGGAAGCTATTCCGGTAGCAATGCAGGCGCAAGGTGAACGAGAAGTTGTAAAAGTTTGA